A segment of the Calypte anna isolate BGI_N300 chromosome 4B, bCalAnn1_v1.p, whole genome shotgun sequence genome:
ggtgattttctgtcttgtacttttgctttcagctaagtctcttgtaagtagctgcacttgctgaaattaacagcaagtttctcagacagtgtctgcttctaggactgataaaaCTCCATGTTTATAATTACTGatagagactggtatgcagagccaaggacactgctcagctctgaggaacattttaccttccagaaggaataaagaggtcccacctgcagccttcctttggggaggaacagacaagataggtgccagaattgaccagagtattccatcccatacacgtcatactcagtataaacttgagggatcacaagggtcaagccaaGGTTTCCACCTTCCGacttcctgcccttcctgcttcccttttttcacctgttccctgtttccttcggcatcctgggaggattccgtctgttcctctgcctgtggtcctgatccgtgccagcccatatctgtgtgttcctgcctccagttcctgactgctgccgactccaggagtccagcctggactttcccagggctgccctgcagcctcagtggtgacgtgagagttattgggggaaaaggagggaaggaatgtggtatcaattttcctgtatatttgtatatatttagtaattttcctatttatcattactgtttcattaaagttgtgtagtttagtttccaacatgtctctctcccttattctctctcctttctttatcaaggaggagagagagagagattaatagagagcatctgttactcggtttaattgccgggccagtgttaaaccatgacaaccTCACACTGACAAAAATCAAGAAGGGGACAGAAGGTCATCATTCATCCTATGAGTATATTTATTTCCATATAATGTACTTTCCAGAGTAGAACTCAGTCTTAATGTCTGCTTTCCTGAAAGCATGTCACCAGTTGATGTGAAGCAGCAGGCATTTCACTATCATGAAGaggcaggatggggacagaggagaAACTAACCCAAATTTTTACCTTGGTTCTTTGGAAAACAGCCTTAGGGTCTAAAGTCTTGGTCTTTCCAGGATTgttcttatttgttttaatCCAACAAATGTCCTCACATCTTCTGTAACCCCATTTGCGTAGACACTAAATAATATAAACAGAGAGGACAGTTTACACTTCACCAGAAGCCTAAACTGAACACTTGTACAGATAGATGACTTTTCTTAAAACACAGGTAGAAGACAAATTTGTCACAGGTGAATGAAACACTGAGTTTACTGGCAAAACTAACTGTTTTGTGAAGCCGCAccccaaaaattaaaataagcagtTTATGTGCCCATTGACTTGTCCacatataatttaatttttttaaacaactacCTCCTGCACAGATTCCCCCACGGAACTCTGCGCTCATTTTTACTTACTGACACTTGAAATTCATTAAAATCAGCGTGAGCAACGTAGTGATCAGCTGCCTTGACTCCGCCTGTACTAATACTTGCAATCTGGCAGTTTTTCATATCAATGTAAAAttctatgagaagaaaaataaccaaaaagcCTTTGCCACCATTTTGTGGGTTTTCCTagatctgaaaacaaacaaacaaacaaaagcccagCAACAACCAAAAACGCCCACCAAGCATGGCTTTTTAATGCTTAACTCCAGTATGCATGGTCTGGACGAAATTAGGAATTAAGGACTCAAGCTCATTTGACAATTGCTGTGTTGAAGAACTGTCCAGCTTCCAAGAATATGTCTATGACCAAACTCAATCTATCCAAAACAGCTACATTAACcaacctcagaaaaaaaaagcagataaagcCAACAGATTCGTAAGCACATTGCTGTCCTTTAACAAACACCATATCGCTTTAATAGGAAGCACTACTCAAACCAAGCAAAGCAcatttcagcagagaaagagcCGACTCAAAATTCTTATTCCACTCTCCACAAACACAAGCAGTGCTACTCTGGCATACAGAAAGATTTCTCTAGAACTCCAGGATACAGTAGGGAAGCTCACAGTTGCAAAGCATTTTCacagttttctgaaaagaagcaaTGCTACTTACACAATTTTATCTCATTTAATGGAACAGCAGCACCTTTCTACTAACAAGTATTTCTGGCAGAAAACTATTACGATTTATGTTTAAATAACGATGGTGCACATGCACTCAACATGACAACCTGCTCCTGTAACAACATACATACATCAAAACCAAGACAGACAGCAGAACAGCTTTCTAGATCCCATAGAATTATGCTTCCTCATATAGTCACAGCAAATCATCACGAGAATAACAGTATCTGAACAGTTAATGCTAGAGACACATTTTTTAATCCACTTAAAATTATATATCCTCTACCACAGTAACAAATCAATGCTCAGCAGCTAcagctgaaaacacaaaaaaattcaatgataaaaataaactcttcaGCCTGTCCCtgaaaaattcaattaaaatatcATCTTACCACTCGGCCAAGATCCAGACCCTCGCCTGAACCACACCACAAAAACACAAATGACCTTGGTGCTGCAATTTCTTCTATTTCCAACTTCATGATCtaataatagtaaaaatagTGTTTCTAAATTACATATGAGTTACCAATTACATCAGGAAAAATACTTAATACATATTGAAGTATTATCACAGAATCCACCATGAAGCGATTTTATTAAAGCTGTTAGTCTGTATACCATTCACAGCCATcctcttaaaattattttccaggaaCAATGTTATAGAAGTTATTTTATCAGTACCAAAGTGCATGTTTTGAACATAGCTGGTGACCATCTTAATTATCGTTTCACGGAAATGTCtatacagaaaattttaaacttAAAGAACTAATACAACCCACATTTTTTCCACCCTCTGCTTCATTTTATCATTCCATTGGCCACAAAAAGGTTTAATAACAGAACAATAGTGCTGTTTCTTTCCAGTCCTGGAGTTACTTATGTGAAGCTTGTGAaaacacattagaaaaaaatcagcttaatTGCTATTATTATATAGGAAAGACATTCTCTCCATTTTcacttttaggaaaaaagcagcataaattTATCAGGATGGTGGTTCAACAATGACAAACACATAACATTCATGATGAAATAGGTTCAGTAGCAAAACATCTGTTACTCATTAAAAGCTGAAAGGATTAATCTGTAAATTGCTAACACATTAAATCAGGTTTCATTCATTGTCAGGAAAAATAGTGCAGCAGAAGCCATCCTAAGAGGATATTATTCCCAGCTCATATGATGGTTCCTGCCTCCAACACTTCCAAGTTTTTCTGTTAGGACTGAATGTTTTTCCCCTAGGGAATTTTTGCCTGATGTAACAGAATGGCTAACACAGAAGCTGCCTATTCCTTAACGTGGAGTTCCCAAATCTTTTGTTGCAAGCATGAATGCCTTTGTTTTCAAATTCATTCCTTAAAGTTgaattgaattttattttgttctcatgATCCTTAAGTTTGACTGACTCATTGATGCATGCCCAGGTTTCAGCCCAAGGACAAACCACACCTAGTTTAAAGTAATGCCATCATCTCCTTCCTTTAAACTTCATACAACACAGATAAAATAATCCCAGCAAAAACTATTTCAATCTAATGATTCGCTTACATTATGACATATTTGCTGCCACTGCAGACATAATCCTGCACACCTTTCAAATAGGGTTTCTAAACCATAGGCATTTATTAGTTGCACAGGCCCACCCAAATGCCCGAACCTAAGAATTCCTGAACCTAAGAATTCCTGACATGgtaatgcaaacatttttttaatcagctaCTCCTCTCTACTACAGATTGTCTGTCTGTTGTGAGGTTCAGGGTGTTTGGTGGGGCtattttggttgattttttttgtggatttgttTGTtaggcttttttggttttgtttgattggttggtttgggttttttttaacaactggAGATACATAAAGTGCTATTTATAACAGTAGCACTCGAGTGTTTTTATTCCATTCCCCAACTGAAGAAATTCTCCACTTCAGTCTCAAAGGATGGGGCAACGTGACAGCAGGCTTGAGTTATGAAGTTGCCAATGTTTGATTGACATCCAGCACTTCACAGTCTCAGCCCTCACTGTATTTTTCCAGTGCTCACTTAATTGAAAAGGGAAATGCACAGAATATCACTTATCAAAACTCCTCCTCTTTACAAGCATCTACATGAATTACTACAGAAATAACCTTAAAATCTTTTGTCTCAGATCTCCAAATGTTTACATGCACACAACAAAATACAAGCACCAACAGTGATTTCAAACACAGATCTCATCTTGCACATTAAGATTTCATCTTGTTCCCAAATGGGGTCAGAAATCAACATGGCTTCAAGAAAACACCTCTGATGCAATTAAACAATAGGTGAATACatgaatacaagaaaaaaactcttTTAGGTTTCTCAGGATTACAACTGGTTTGACTGTTAACATTTTCTACTTAGTTAATACTGTGACGAAAGGAGATATGTCAGTGAAGAATACTCATTTACTCTTGACTAAAGACCAGTGAATTAAAAAGTATAccttaaaaatatcttaaagaATTTCAAGACACAAAGGAACATTTACAATGGATATTCAGAATCTCAACAGcacaaaccaaacagaaaagttATGGAATTTGAGGGTAGGAAGAAAACCCATATCATTAGATTTAAGTTTTTAACCATGCTCATGGAGAACAGAGGTGTATTGAATTCATTTGAAGGTATATTAAACTCCTccaaaaaaatgtctttaaacaCAAATAGTACAGACATGAATACAATAATATAAACTTATAAAAATCTAGACTTTTCtataaataaagcaggaaaacataTCCCATATTTTCCTGAAGATATATCGCAAATATTCTGAAACCAAATTAAGTCCTCACACTATTTGCTTAAATACATGCATAAAATCATTtgcacagcaagaaaaatactTACATCATCCCAGGTCCAGCATTTTTCGTTGGCAGTAATGCCAGTCTCTCGGTAGTATTCTTCCAGAGGTGGTTCCAAGAGAATCACATCAAATTTGGACTTCAGTTCCCTAATATCAAAAGCTTCCAAATCTGCTTGTAAGTACCTGTTTGAAAAATGACAGGTTGCTCAGACAAGTCATAACTGTGGTTTGAAAAATTATACTTCACACAGCATTTCTGTACAACCAGTTAAGAGTAAGGTCTCCTGTGCAGTTCATATACCTCAAATGCAGCAGATCCAGAGGTAATGCAAAATGAGTTCTCATGTAACTTAGGTTGGATGCTGCtgcattatatatttttaaaaatagtctttCAATAAGTAGTTGTTAGGATACTAATTTAGGAAGTAGGAGACCAATGTCCACACTGTATTAACATCTAGTACACAATTACTGAACTTTCTGTACCCCCATGTACTAGACAGGAGAAAACATCCACATTTAAGAAGCAAACAATCACTGTCTGGCTACCAGACATCTATTTTGCTTCACTTTGTGAAAGCAACACATTTTTAGATTGCCATTTATCATATGTTACGTTCAGAAGATTCTGAATACTAGAAACGTGGTTAATTTTCATTTAGCAAAAATGTAGTTCTCTACCACTACAACAAAAGTGCAATTTCCCCACATACTGATTTCAGAAAATACTCAAATTCATGCTTACAACTGGCCTTCATAACTGCCTACCAGTCACTGCTGTATCAGTATCAAAAAGAATTACAGTGCCTTCCCCTTGATACCTTTAACCTTAGAAAAACTGATTAGCAGACCACCACCTCTCTGTTCCTAAGCGTCTGGAAGAGATTTTAATTCCAGAAGTGTTTGGTGTTACCAGCAGGCACCatttgattattattttctccACTTCTGTGCTTCATGGCTAGGAATTAAAAACATATCTAACTTCAAAACAGCAACCTGAGTTTTGAAGTTTTGTCTCAGTTTTCAGACAACTATTTCAGAGTTTTCATGTGACTGTCAAGAAAACCACACTGGTTTACTTGGTACAGATTACAACTACAGCATATTAAAAGCATTATCAGATAGGTTCAAACTGGCTACCAAGAAGATGAagactccctttttacaaggagtcacataTGATACAGACAAGGGGTAACGGGTACAAGTTACTTCTGGGGAGTTTCCAACTGcattccagaagaaaatttttcaccatgagaaCAATTAGTCACTGGCATAATTTCTTAAggaaagtggtggattcccctaAATTGAACAGttttaagactcagcttgacAGACTGCTGGGCCacttaaaactgtattttcacatAGAAAGGTTAGACTCGATGATCCTtggaggttccttccaacctggcattctatgattctatgaaattccaGGGTGCATGTTGCATATGTATACTGTGTCTTAATGATCAGCAaaaattcaagagaaaattCTAAGTTAATACGACAAATCACTTTCAGCCATCCTAAACTGTCTTTGGTCTTAAACTACGAAGTAGTATCTGATTAATGGATATGAAGGTAACAGCTGAACATGATACAAAAAAAAGTTgttacacagaaaaattaagattataTCAAGAGGccaatttttaaagcttttcttgttaCTGTAAACTACATGGTATCAACAAGATTCAAAATCATGTGATGTTCTTTTAGTTCCCAATTAAAGCCTGAAGCCCAGTCAGATGAcagttctgtttttaaaaccaaacctttAGATACTATAAATAATGACACACTCGAAAGAAAATGGTTTCTATACTATATTACACATCTAGATTAAACTaacaaaagcaaactgaatTGATTCTTCTGACATTTCAGTTCATTAATTTGTATATACATACAGAAGTGTAAAATGTAAATTCCAAGCAGGTGCTAAAGAATTGCAAAAATGTGCTAAAGATTTGCAAAGCAGTCAGCTAACTTCAAACaggtctggagaagaaaagcattttccatATGAACACTTACATGGGAGGAGTGTTAGATTTAGATATCAGCTCATCCTTCAATCTGATGAGCTCTCTAAGTTTTGGATATTCTTCAAACCTATCTGCTAAGcctaagaagaagaaaacattaagtTAACAACTACTTAAGAGAGTAAATTTGTATCATTAAGCATTGTCCAGTATTCTGATTAGGTCCAAATATTAATACTTAGCCtcattttagtttttgtttgaaCAAACCTTCAAAGCAGCTTTTTGTTTACTGCATCACAAAGGCCTCCTGCCTTCACCCAGTTAATGATGGTTCTTAAATGCATTGTCTATGCTCTTATCTTCTCCAGAGCACTACAGTGATCAAGAGTTCACAACTTTTACCAGAAGGAAATGatctttcatttaaattaaaagcaccACAATGATGAGAGTTATTTTGTTATCCCTCCCACCACAAAAGTTTATATTAAGCTTTAATTAACAAACATTTACAGAATACTCTTATTTATCCTAAGGTATTCTAGAGTAAGACAGCAACTGATGTTTGGCTTGTTCCTTTAGGCAAACCTTATACTGAGCGCTGGAGTCAGTcatgaagattttaaaaagtgtgtaTTTATTTCTTGGGTTCCTAGGTTTAGCTTTATGATGTTAAATTTTCAAACCTTTCCCATGTATAGAATGCAATAGGGAGAACCCTAATTAGGTTttctgaagcaattttttttttagaaaaaaggaaagcaaactttTCCATACATTACATTCCCCCTTCTAAGTACAGACAGTACATGTTATTTTGTTATTGCTATTTAGTAGGCTCAACACAAACCCAAAAGGTACCATTTCCAGCTACCAGGCAGTATCCGTTCAACTTTATAGGAGCTATTTACAAAGCTTCATTTTAGTTCAAATCTACAACTTCGAATGGTCCCAACCCACgggattaaaaaaagaagtaaaattaaagaAGGCTGGATACCAAGAATTTTTCTTACTACATTTTCACAGAACAcccaaaatttattttcattctttccttaaATACATAACATCTCAAACACTATGGTGTCTAATTTCCACTGCTGTGTTGCTTCCCGTCAATGCAAGTCAAATACTCCTGATCAGAAGCCAGGTATTAGCAGATAAACATGAGATGCAAAAGAATTTTCAACCAAGATAacttttgttgtttaaaaacagaacaaacaacagacaaaccaaaaaaaaaaaacaacaaacccacagcTTTCATCCCCTCTTCCAACAGCAACATCAAAAAAGATACCACTCCTCCTTCCCTCTAGCTTTTTGTAGGGTCTCCAATTACAAAACAGCACCTAAGCAGACTTCTGATGTCATGTAGAAAACATATGCTAACCAATATGCAACTTGACATACCTCATGTCTAACAAAAGGTCTAGACTAACTGCTGCTGACACCTTCATTTCCATATTTATCATTGGGTACAACAATCTGTCCAGTCCCTTCCCAACTGTTATGCAGCAAAGAGGTCCCAGGAAGGAACACAGGCTGCTACTCTTCGTACTCATTTCAGAGAGCAGTATGTACCTATTAGAAGTATGTAACTTCAAGAAGCCCAGATACTTTTAAGATAGATACTTTTTAAGACAGACATAGAATGCAGCAAAACAGCCCATTTTTCATACTTTACATCCAGATGTGTTTTACAGAAGCATTCACAAAATATAAAGAAACTAACTGCCTCAACAAGCTAACAAACCTCTTCAGGCTGGCATCAAGAAACACAACAAACTTTCCCTGACAATCTTGAATTTGGCAAAATAGAAAACTTGCAGAAAACTGCAGAGGGacatgttctgcttttttaaaaaagaacaaatgacTACTAGGCACCCATTATGGAAAAAGGGAACAAGCCATACCTTATATTTAGAAAGATTAAATTCAGGCCTGATAAACTAACATTTCGATAGTAAGTTCAGAAATGGCTGGATGAAAAGgaacttaaaagaaataatatccTCTAAACTATCAATTACGTTTGGTCTTCTAATCTAATGAGCTGTCAACAACTACGTAATTTAGCTAGCAAATGTTATCCACATTGCTactattttccatattttacaTTCTACGTGCATTCTTCGAGGCAAGACAGTTGAGGAAACAGCTCAGCTGACAGTTATTCAAACTTCCCAAGGTTTCAAGATCTGCTCGCTAGACTCATCTACTTTCTGAAACCAagagagattaattttaaaaaaaatcttcctagTTAAGtactttcaaataaaaccaagagTATGAAGAGACTCAGTAGGAGGATTCACctaggaataaaataatttgtatcaatttatatatttatatgcatgcacacagagagacaaaacaACATCTCTCTATGTGTAGCTACATTTTCCAGTAAATGTAAGGAActaaaaaggggaagaaaactcattttattCAATAGAACTTCTTTATCTTCAGTTTCTAAGACATACCAACATCTCTGATGAAGTTCTGGGGTCTGTGTCCTGTATCCACAAAGTGTTGGCAGTAATCATTGTGAGGATTTAAGCTCTGAGTACCCTGCAAAACAAAAGGGAGTTCAATGAGAGCAATGTCAAAATAACTGCACATACAAATACATACTACACGTTAGTCTGATAAATGAGGAAGTGACtgtggcttttttggttttgttttttttccaacatgtCTTTGTAAGCTATGCTAGCCAAGCCCATCATTCTGTTTTTAGCTCCAAATGAGGGCCACCATTACTATGGCTCATTTTAAGCTGATCCAGATCTTAGGTTAGATAAATGTAAACACTAGTTTTATCTTTCATAGGAAAAACTCTTCCTTACTTGTGAATGCCAGTCAGAAATAGTTTAACACAACAATGCCAGCTCTCACTAGACTTCCTATCGCAAAAGCAGCTCACCTTAAGAAAGGTACTAGAATCTTTGTAAATCTCTTCTTCATAGGGCAGGTTCTCTTCATCTTGCTGCAACTCTACTTCATCCTTGGAAATAAAACAGATAATTCAAGTATGCAGAAGATGATGCTGTTTCTCTCTTATGATACTTCTTAAGGAAAGAAGTGGGTAGTCTCCTCAAACAGCAGATCATGAATGGTTCCAATTTCagttttagaagagaaaaaaagatctgcCTCCCTCCTTGATGAAAGGGTAGGCAGTGCTCTTTAAGGTGCCACGCTTAATTCTTGCCACCCCAAAATTTCCTTTCTTGGACTAAAGCAAATCAACTTCTCCCCTCAACACACATCTTAAGTAAAAAGATGCAGAGAGGAGGCTGTTATTACCACTGCATTTACCCCGCCTTACCATTTACCCTTACCATTTTTAAGCCTCCTAAATACAGAATGAAGCAGTAAGTATTCTCCATATTTTGATGCTTCTAGCTATTGGAATttcaaaatttaagaaatttttgTTGTGATTCCAAATCTGACTTTTGAACCAAGTCTGAAATGTCTACTGTGATCAACAGGCCAGATTACCCCCCTCCCGCTATTCAGGGAAAGGATGTACCGCTACAGTGTCCTTTCTTCTTGTTGACGTTTAACCACAAGAGAAATACTATAGTGTTCATAATGAACAGGAATGAACAGCAGACAGGCAGCAGTGTTATTCAGATAAAAAAGGCTGAAATCTTGAGTTTTATGAAAAACTACTTATGCCATCATTAAGTTTACACCTgtttcccctctgcctctcaATCTTAGCCTTCTGATGATAATCACTTCTTAGATACCTACACTTCTGAATCATCTCAGTTCTCTTCATGCCTTCCTAagtcatttttttaaacagtcttCCAGTCACAAACAAGAATCCCACAAAACCAGCTTTCAAAGGGAAAGGAACACAGCCAAAGCACagacagaataaaataagaGACTTAGGTTAATCATACAAGTTAATCATACTTGTTTTCAAAATCTGGCTGAAACAAAAATTACCCACAATATTCAATTTGAATGACCAGAGGTATGTTAAGCCATTATGATGATTCAACaaggcaggatttttttcaagccTCCAGAACAATGGCATAGAAGCAGTCCAAGCTCACAGGACATGGCTTGCAAAAATAGCATAGAAGAAGCCTGCACCAAATTAGCTGGCAGACAGCAAATTTGAACCAcgggcattttttttttttttgttacttcatgaaaatttaaaacttgGTCTGAGAtagtattatttaaaatattattcagtCTCAACAATATATCAAGAGTACAGTCAACTAGTTACAGCCAGGGCAAATCTTCCTCATGCTAATGACGATATCAATGACAAACTTCATATGTTTTGCCAACTGAAGTgatttaaacacatttatttcacagaatacAATTATTTAACCACATACTCGGTGaagaagtaaaataaacttGTATGAGCTGATCACTAATGTGAGCATAAAATCCCCACTTCACAAACAGTTCACGTACTCTGCAAATCTTCTTTTAGATGGTAACTTAATTGGTTTGCTATGCAACACATACAGAGTAACACTTAAAGAGTATCTGTCCACTTCCAAATAGACTTCAATAAATAATCAAAAGTGTCCTGTTAGCAAGGACTGTTGGCTCCTGGATAAGcacttgaaaaatgaaaggcGTGAGTTTGGCAACCACTCATGACACACTGCCTTTCCCCATGGGCACTGTCACCTAAGCCTCCCTCCTCCTAGGAACTAAGGACTCCGAATACTGGGTTCTGATGCATGTACAGCTCAATGCACCTAAGCCATGTCTGAAGACAACTACTATATCATCTATGCCCTCTCTCTTAGATCTCTGCAGTGGAAAACATCAAGTGAGCTACCAGTGAGGGCCATATATTTAAAGTATCCATAtacactgcttttatttttatttaaatacacacacacatacttttttttttgaaaggcgTGCAGAGACACATGAGCACcagagaaaaagcaactttttgttttctttattaccTTATATTCTTCAATCTCTTCTTCATCAGCTTCTCCCTCATCTGGATATTTGCGTTTTGCATTTGGTGCAGAAGTATCATAAGCAGCCCTATAAATATCCAAGAAGAATTCTCatataaaaaagtttttctctcCAGAGAGACCACTTCAGAACCTCTGATAATCTGTTTTTACTACACATTTCTGTTAGAAGTCTGAAATTGCTTTGAAACTTGATCTATGAGaagctgtttctctctctgtatGTTTGGGACCAGAACAACTTCTTGAGGACAGCATTGCCAAAAACAgatctcttcctttctcttttttctgttctaaaagGACATCTTATTTTAACTAAAGCAGTGCATCTACAAAACTAAGCATGCTCACACAAGAAAATTACTATTACATGTgagaattaaaaagtaatttgctAATTACTCTGTCCCAGAGATGTCTATTATTCCATAACAacttttaaactaaaataactGCTCTTGGCTAAAGTATAAAGGCTAGGACAATGCAAGCAGTATACTCCAAATTCACACCTCAGTTTTGCTCCACGGTGTCTTCTGAACTGAAACAAAAGTCTGCTTGATTTTAAGGGAAAGCCTAAACATTACTCACCTAATTCAAAGTTCACATTTGAGTAAACTTAAAGTCGATTTTTTTCAATGAATGgtatgtttttaaacaaaagacaAGATTTCATTTTGCTCTTTGGAGCACAACCTCTTCCTGTGTCGAACACTTGCATTACTATTAAGAAAACCCTCACTTCTAACAGAAACTGCACACTGATACTGACCTACACGTTTCTCTTGTTTCAGCGATCTCCCGCAGGTCATCTTTGCTGTTCAGCACGGCTCCGATGCTGTCTGCGTTTTCGGCTCCTAACTGAACAAAGGGCGAGATAAATTCAAGCCACAATTAccactgtgaaagaaaaaaaaaaacaaacccggAACAAACAGCAAGAATTAGTAATCTAGAGAGACGCTCTTTCAACGCGACACATGCACCAGCCAAGCCTGTCTGCAGGCGGCCGGAGGCCCGGGGCAGCGACCACCCCTCCCCACCAGGCATGCGAGGCCGAACCAAGGAGCTCCCCGGGGCTGGCGTTTCCCGCTGCCCATCCGCCGGGCACCAGGGGCCAGTGGCGGGGCCGCTCTCTAGCCTCACCGGCAAGCAGCGGCCATacaccttcccctcccccctgcCCCGCCGCCGCTAGCAGGGTCTTTGCACCTGAGACCCGCGATGACGGTGCGGGGCCCAGGCGGCCTCTGGGCCGCTACCTGCTGGGCCAGGAGCTGCCGCCGAAGTTTCTGCCGCTCCCTGATCTCCTGCAGCCGGCTGTTCATCGCTCTGCAACCGGCGCCcacggcccggcccggcccggcccagcctCGCTCCGTTCCGCTCCCGCCGCTACATCACTTCCGTCCCTTCCATGGGGAGGCTGCGGCTGTCGTGGCTGCCGCGTGAGGCGCCAGTAGCGACAGCGGCCATGTTGGCTGCGGGCAGCGGGGAACGGGCCGAGCTGAGCTCAGCACTGTTCCGACCTACAAATAAACCGATTCTGAAGTGGCATACATGAGACTCCAGAGTAATGGAAATCTGGTTTCCAGAGGCCTAGGGAGTTTCTCAGCAGCCTGCTCATCGGCTTGAATAGAATTTAAATGTGTTTCTAGTGTACATGTTAAATCCATTCAACCACTGCGCGAGAAGTTCATCACTTACTGCAGGCCACCAGCTGTACGCAACCTTTGGCGATCTTTTTCAATCAAGGGTTATGGTCCAGGATACTGCACAGCTGTGTTGGCTTACCGGCATTTGTTGCAGTTTGGGGACCCCTGTCGGTTT
Coding sequences within it:
- the METTL14 gene encoding N6-adenosine-methyltransferase non-catalytic subunit, with product MNSRLQEIRERQKLRRQLLAQQLGAENADSIGAVLNSKDDLREIAETRETCRAAYDTSAPNAKRKYPDEGEADEEEIEEYKDEVELQQDEENLPYEEEIYKDSSTFLKGTQSLNPHNDYCQHFVDTGHRPQNFIRDVGLADRFEEYPKLRELIRLKDELISKSNTPPMYLQADLEAFDIRELKSKFDVILLEPPLEEYYRETGITANEKCWTWDDIMKLEIEEIAAPRSFVFLWCGSGEGLDLGRVCLRKWGYRRCEDICWIKTNKNNPGKTKTLDPKAVFQRTKEHCLMGIKGTVRRSTDGDFIHANVDIDLIITEEPEIGNIEKPVEIFHIIEHFCLGRRRLHLFGRDSTIRPGWLTVGPTLTNSNFNAETYSAYFTAPNSHLTGCTEEIERLRPKSPPPKSKSDRGGGAPRGGGRGGTSAGRGERGRERNRTNFRGERGGFRGGRGGTHRGAFPTR